From Carya illinoinensis cultivar Pawnee chromosome 5, C.illinoinensisPawnee_v1, whole genome shotgun sequence, one genomic window encodes:
- the LOC122311824 gene encoding uncharacterized protein LOC122311824, with product MVREWKEAARGDGSSNNESLSSSSAVLIFWGALVMISLITAIIFACADGASKEKDSATPTDTNGTVCAAGCGGGCGG from the coding sequence ATGGTGAGGGAATGGAAGGAAGCAGCACGAGGGGATGGAAGCAGCAACAATGAAAGCTTAAGCAGCAGCAGTGCAGTTTTGATCTTCTGGGGTGCGTTGGTCATGATTTCTCTTATTACAGCTATCATCTTTGCCTGCGCAGATGGTGCATCCAAAGAAAAAGACTCTGCAACCCCCACCGATACCAATGGCACAGTTTGTGCTGCCGGCTGTGGTGGAGGCTGCGGTGGTTGA
- the LOC122311817 gene encoding G-type lectin S-receptor-like serine/threonine-protein kinase At1g11410 isoform X1, which translates to MNSDKMLKILILVFLFFFPFCSSTETLTQNQSIKDGQTLISKEKNFSIGFFSPANSSYRYLGIWFAKVTELTVVWVANRNDPFNDSSGVLSIKQDGNLVLHDGFNRSLWSTNVSVQGQASTAAQLLDSGNLRLVQENNKTVLWQSFDYPTDTLLPNMSIGLNRRTGLDRFLTSWKSRDDPGTGDCIYKLNLNEAPQFFFYKGSIPYWRSGPWPWRSSAIKSNYKITYINNGDEIAYQYFFDDPAIITRIVVDNSGLLRQLVWNDGEHRWKEFWSAPTYRCDKYGQCGAYSVCNPDDVDFECSCLPGYEPKSPRQWYLREGSEGCVRKKSGLSMCGNGEGFVKVERVKAPFSSVSGQMSLSIMSYEGCEQACLRNCSCTAFTSLNDGKETNCLQWYGELMDIEVRDDEGYQSLNVRVDVADLAKYTRKSGGFLGNKGRLALVVMSIAVPLLPVILLAHLWLKKKKRKKTRGFRTVKRKLHNQSVNFTDTKGSLEGNELEDSNTKFDLPIFDLSCIVAATDNFSPANKLGRGGFGPVFKGQLPNGQHIAVKRLSKSSGQGIEELKNEAQLIAKLQHRNLVKMLGCCIQGEEKMLIYEYMSNKSLNNFIFDPTRSSSLNWSKRFEIIIGIARGILYLHHDSRLRIIHRDLKTSNILLDDEMNPKISDFGVARILKGDQIQDRTNRVVGTYGYMSPEYAVFGKFSTKSDVFSFGVILLEIVSGKKNNGSYMEHPSLSLIGHVWELWREDRALDIVDSSISESYVPHEVLRSIQIGLLCVQEDVRDRPDMLEVLLMLGTDAITLPSPKQPAFIFRTTSDDLKSVSKGSCSVNEVTLTKAEAR; encoded by the exons ATGAACTCTGACAAAATGTTGAAGATTTTGATTTTAGTCTTTCTATTCTTCTTCCCATTTTGCAGTTCCACTGAAACCTTAACACAAAACCAATCCATCAAAGACGGCCAAACTTTGATATCCAAAGAAAAGAACTTCTCCATTGGCTTCTTCAGCCCAGCCAACTCCAGCTATCGTTATCTTGGTATTTGGTTCGCCAAAGTGACAGAACTGACTGTGGTTTGGGTTGCAAACAGGAACGATCCTTTCAATGATTCCTCCGGAGTTCTCTCGATCAAGCAGGATGGAAATCTTGTTCTTCATGACGGCTTTAACCGTTCTCTCTGGTCTACAAATGTTTCAGTTCAAGGGCAAGCCTCCACTGCAGCTCAGCTCCTGGATTCAGGAAACCTACGACTGGTCCAGGAAAACAACAAAACGGTGTTATGGCAAAGCTTTGACTATCCGACAGACACTTTGCTGCCCAACATGTCGATTGGTTTGAATCGGAGAACCGGGCTCGACAGATTCTTAACATCTTGGAAGTCCCGAGATGACCCCGGAACTGGGGACTGTATCTATAAGCTAAATCTTAATGAGGCGCCACAGTTCTTCTTTTACAAGGGTTCGATACCATATTGGCGGTCTGGACCGTGGCCATGGAGGTCCTCTGCAATAAAATCCAATTATAAGATCACTTACATCAACAATGGAGATGAGATAGCTTACCAATACTTCTTCGATGACCCCGCAATCATCACAAGAATAGTGGTAGACAACTCCGGATTGCTCCGGCAATTAGTATGGAATGATGGTGAACATCGATGGAAGGAGTTCTGGTCTGCACCCACATATCGGTGTGACAAGTATGGACAGTGTGGCGCATACAGTGTTTGTAACCCCGACGATGTTGATTTCGAATGTTCATGTCTCCCAGGGTATGAACCAAAGTCTCCGAGGCAATGGTATCTCAGAGAAGGTTCTGAGGGTTGTGTAAGAAAGAAGTCGGGTTTGTCGATGTGTGGGAATGGAGAAGGGTTTGTGAAGGTGGAGCGTGTGAAGGCACCGTTTTCGTCTGTCTCAGGTCAGATGTCTTTGAGTATTATGAGCTATGAAGGGTGCGAGCAAGCTTGCTTGAGGAATTGTTCTTGCACAGCTTTTACAAGcttgaatgatgggaaagaaactAATTGCTTGCAATGGTATGGAGAGTTGATGGATATTGAAGTGCGTGATGATGAGGGGTACCAAAGTCTAAATGTTCGTGTGGATGTGGCAGATTTAG cCAAGTATACAAGGAAGTCCGGAGGTTTTCTTGGGAATAAGGGGAGGCTGGCTTTAGTAGTAATGTCTATTGCTGTGCCATTGTTGCCAGTAATTTTACTAGCCCATTTATggctaaagaagaagaagaggaagaaaacgAGAG GTTTTAGGACAGTGAAGAGAAAATTGCACAATCAGTCAGTAAATTTTACTGATACCAAAGGCTCTTTGGAGGGAAATGAGCTCGAGGACAGTAATACCAAATTTGATCTACCCATTTTCGATCTAAGCTGCATAGTTGCTGCCACAGACAATTTCTCTCCAGCCAATAAACTTGGGCGAGGTGGCTTTGGCCCTGTTTTTAAG GGTCAATTACCCAATGGGCAACACATAGCTGTAAAAAGGCTATCCAAGAGTTCAGGACAAGGgatagaagaattaaaaaatgaagCTCAGTTGATTGCGAAACTTCAACACAGAAATCTTGTCAAAATGTTAGGCTGTTGCATTCAGGGGGAAGAAAAGATGCTGATTTACGAGTACATGTCCAACAAAAGCTTGAACAACTTTATTTTTG ATCCTACAAGAAGTTCATCCCTGAATTGGAGCAAACGCTTTGAAATAATCATTGGGATCGCTCGTGGGATTTTGTATCTTCATCACGACTCGAGGTTGAGAATTATCCACAGGGATCTTAAAACAAGCAATATTCTACTTGATGATGAGATGAACCCCAAAATTTCAGATTTCGGGGTGGCTCGCATACTCAAGGGGGACCAAATTCAAGACAGGACAAACAGAGTTGTCGGAACATA TGGTTATATGTCACCAGAGTATGCAGTATTTGGAAAATTTTCGACAAAATCAGATGTCTTTAGTTTTGGTGTAATATTATTGGAGATCGTAAGTGGCAAGAAGAATAATGGTTCTTATATGGAGCACCCTTCCCTAAGTTTGATAGGACAT GTCTGGGAACTATGGAGAGAAGATAGAGCCTTGGACATAGTTGATTCATCGATAAGTGAGTCATATGTTCCCCATGAAGTCTTGAGAAGCATTCAAATTGGGCTGTTATGTGTGCAAGAAGATGTTAGAGATCGACCAGATATGCTGGAAGTTCTGCTTATGTTGGGTACTGATGCAATCACCCTTCCTTCTCCCAAACAACCTGCTTTCATTTTCAGAACAACATCTGATGATTTAAAATCAGTTTCAAAAGGATCTTGTTCTGTAAATGAGGTGACATTAACCAAAGCTGAAGCTCGCTAA
- the LOC122311817 gene encoding G-type lectin S-receptor-like serine/threonine-protein kinase At1g11410 isoform X2, with product MNSDKMLKILILVFLFFFPFCSSTETLTQNQSIKDGQTLISKEKNFSIGFFSPANSSYRYLGIWFAKVTELTVVWVANRNDPFNDSSGVLSIKQDGNLVLHDGFNRSLWSTNVSVQGQASTAAQLLDSGNLRLVQENNKTVLWQSFDYPTDTLLPNMSIGLNRRTGLDRFLTSWKSRDDPGTGDCIYKLNLNEAPQFFFYKGSIPYWRSGPWPWRSSAIKSNYKITYINNGDEIAYQYFFDDPAIITRIVVDNSGLLRQLVWNDGEHRWKEFWSAPTYRCDKYGQCGAYSVCNPDDVDFECSCLPGYEPKSPRQWYLREGSEGCVRKKSGLSMCGNGEGFVKVERVKAPFSSVSGQMSLSIMSYEGCEQACLRNCSCTAFTSLNDGKETNCLQWYGELMDIEVRDDEGYQSLNVRVDVADLAKYTRKSGGFLGNKGRLALVVMSIAVPLLPVILLAHLWLKKKKRKKTRGFRTVKRKLHNQSVNFTDTKGSLEGNELEDSNTKFDLPIFDLSCIVAATDNFSPANKLGRGGFGPVFKGQLPNGQHIAVKRLSKSSGQGIEELKNEAQLIAKLQHRNLVKMLGCCIQGEEKMLIYEYMSNKSLNNFIFDPTRSSSLNWSKRFEIIIGIARGILYLHHDSRLRIIHRDLKTSNILLDDEMNPKISDFGVARILKGDQIQDRTNRVVGT from the exons ATGAACTCTGACAAAATGTTGAAGATTTTGATTTTAGTCTTTCTATTCTTCTTCCCATTTTGCAGTTCCACTGAAACCTTAACACAAAACCAATCCATCAAAGACGGCCAAACTTTGATATCCAAAGAAAAGAACTTCTCCATTGGCTTCTTCAGCCCAGCCAACTCCAGCTATCGTTATCTTGGTATTTGGTTCGCCAAAGTGACAGAACTGACTGTGGTTTGGGTTGCAAACAGGAACGATCCTTTCAATGATTCCTCCGGAGTTCTCTCGATCAAGCAGGATGGAAATCTTGTTCTTCATGACGGCTTTAACCGTTCTCTCTGGTCTACAAATGTTTCAGTTCAAGGGCAAGCCTCCACTGCAGCTCAGCTCCTGGATTCAGGAAACCTACGACTGGTCCAGGAAAACAACAAAACGGTGTTATGGCAAAGCTTTGACTATCCGACAGACACTTTGCTGCCCAACATGTCGATTGGTTTGAATCGGAGAACCGGGCTCGACAGATTCTTAACATCTTGGAAGTCCCGAGATGACCCCGGAACTGGGGACTGTATCTATAAGCTAAATCTTAATGAGGCGCCACAGTTCTTCTTTTACAAGGGTTCGATACCATATTGGCGGTCTGGACCGTGGCCATGGAGGTCCTCTGCAATAAAATCCAATTATAAGATCACTTACATCAACAATGGAGATGAGATAGCTTACCAATACTTCTTCGATGACCCCGCAATCATCACAAGAATAGTGGTAGACAACTCCGGATTGCTCCGGCAATTAGTATGGAATGATGGTGAACATCGATGGAAGGAGTTCTGGTCTGCACCCACATATCGGTGTGACAAGTATGGACAGTGTGGCGCATACAGTGTTTGTAACCCCGACGATGTTGATTTCGAATGTTCATGTCTCCCAGGGTATGAACCAAAGTCTCCGAGGCAATGGTATCTCAGAGAAGGTTCTGAGGGTTGTGTAAGAAAGAAGTCGGGTTTGTCGATGTGTGGGAATGGAGAAGGGTTTGTGAAGGTGGAGCGTGTGAAGGCACCGTTTTCGTCTGTCTCAGGTCAGATGTCTTTGAGTATTATGAGCTATGAAGGGTGCGAGCAAGCTTGCTTGAGGAATTGTTCTTGCACAGCTTTTACAAGcttgaatgatgggaaagaaactAATTGCTTGCAATGGTATGGAGAGTTGATGGATATTGAAGTGCGTGATGATGAGGGGTACCAAAGTCTAAATGTTCGTGTGGATGTGGCAGATTTAG cCAAGTATACAAGGAAGTCCGGAGGTTTTCTTGGGAATAAGGGGAGGCTGGCTTTAGTAGTAATGTCTATTGCTGTGCCATTGTTGCCAGTAATTTTACTAGCCCATTTATggctaaagaagaagaagaggaagaaaacgAGAG GTTTTAGGACAGTGAAGAGAAAATTGCACAATCAGTCAGTAAATTTTACTGATACCAAAGGCTCTTTGGAGGGAAATGAGCTCGAGGACAGTAATACCAAATTTGATCTACCCATTTTCGATCTAAGCTGCATAGTTGCTGCCACAGACAATTTCTCTCCAGCCAATAAACTTGGGCGAGGTGGCTTTGGCCCTGTTTTTAAG GGTCAATTACCCAATGGGCAACACATAGCTGTAAAAAGGCTATCCAAGAGTTCAGGACAAGGgatagaagaattaaaaaatgaagCTCAGTTGATTGCGAAACTTCAACACAGAAATCTTGTCAAAATGTTAGGCTGTTGCATTCAGGGGGAAGAAAAGATGCTGATTTACGAGTACATGTCCAACAAAAGCTTGAACAACTTTATTTTTG ATCCTACAAGAAGTTCATCCCTGAATTGGAGCAAACGCTTTGAAATAATCATTGGGATCGCTCGTGGGATTTTGTATCTTCATCACGACTCGAGGTTGAGAATTATCCACAGGGATCTTAAAACAAGCAATATTCTACTTGATGATGAGATGAACCCCAAAATTTCAGATTTCGGGGTGGCTCGCATACTCAAGGGGGACCAAATTCAAGACAGGACAAACAGAGTTGTCGGAACATA G